A genomic segment from Candidatus Micrarchaeia archaeon encodes:
- a CDS encoding type II toxin-antitoxin system RelE/ParE family toxin, protein MSYLIFISETAEKQLYALEQKKQKRIKIGVKELEKDPFNKRSKADIKKLHGFFRPNRFRLLIGDFRIIYSVIGKEIKITEVFNRELGYGHIKILF, encoded by the coding sequence ATGAGTTATTTAATTTTTATATCTGAAACGGCTGAAAAACAATTGTATGCTTTAGAACAAAAAAAACAAAAAAGAATTAAAATTGGTGTGAAAGAGCTTGAGAAGGACCCATTCAATAAAAGGAGCAAAGCAGATATTAAAAAATTACATGGGTTTTTTAGACCAAATCGTTTTCGTTTACTCATTGGAGATTTTAGAATTATTTACTCAGTTATAGGTAAAGAAATTAAAATCACAGAAGTATTTAATAGAGAATTAGGATATGGGCATATTAAAATTTTATTCTAA
- a CDS encoding tyrosine--tRNA ligase, translated as MDIENKIELVKREPMQEVVTLEDLKEVFENYSHPKHYIGFEISGKVHLGSGLLTALKIQDFLKAGIKPTIFLADYHTWLNRKMGDDLELTREVAGNYFKHAFISLGLTEDKVNYVLGSDIYNKDYWEKVIQISKNTSIKRMLRCTTIMGRKEGESKDCSFIMYPAMQAADIFQLDVQLAHAGMDQRNVHMLAREVASKINKKKPIALHHKILFGLQGPGSRMEQYVTETDKAKITDRQIEMKMSKSKPDTCIFVHDSPEEINRKIKKAYAPEKITENNPIFQYAELALMREGKFLIERPEKFGGNLEIGNTEDLKRMYESAELFPLDLKNAVANWLIKTLEPSRKYFDKKENQKYIAQIQKIIETR; from the coding sequence ATGGATATTGAAAATAAAATAGAATTAGTTAAAAGAGAACCAATGCAAGAAGTTGTTACATTAGAGGATTTAAAAGAAGTTTTTGAAAATTATTCTCATCCAAAACATTACATAGGTTTTGAAATTTCAGGTAAAGTTCATCTTGGATCTGGATTATTAACAGCTTTAAAAATTCAAGATTTTTTAAAAGCTGGAATTAAACCAACTATATTTTTAGCAGATTATCACACTTGGTTAAATAGAAAAATGGGTGATGATTTAGAATTAACTAGAGAGGTTGCAGGAAATTATTTTAAACATGCATTTATATCTTTAGGATTAACCGAAGATAAAGTTAACTATGTTTTAGGAAGTGATATTTATAATAAAGATTATTGGGAAAAAGTTATTCAAATTTCTAAAAATACTTCAATAAAAAGAATGTTAAGATGTACAACAATAATGGGAAGAAAAGAAGGAGAATCAAAAGATTGTTCATTTATTATGTATCCTGCAATGCAGGCTGCAGATATATTTCAATTAGATGTTCAATTAGCACATGCTGGAATGGACCAAAGAAATGTTCATATGCTGGCACGTGAAGTAGCTTCTAAAATAAATAAGAAAAAACCTATTGCTTTACACCATAAAATTTTATTTGGTCTTCAAGGTCCAGGTTCAAGAATGGAACAATATGTTACTGAAACAGATAAAGCAAAAATAACAGACAGACAAATAGAAATGAAAATGTCAAAAAGCAAACCAGATACATGTATTTTTGTTCATGATTCACCAGAAGAAATTAATAGAAAAATAAAAAAAGCATATGCGCCTGAGAAAATAACTGAAAATAATCCTATTTTTCAATACGCCGAATTAGCTTTAATGCGCGAAGGAAAATTCTTAATTGAAAGACCTGAAAAATTTGGCGGAAATTTAGAAATAGGAAATACAGAAGACTTGAAAAGAATGTATGAAAGTGCAGAATTATTTCCTTTAGACTTGAAAAATGCAGTAGCAAATTGGTTGATAAAAACTTTAGAACCAAGCAGAAAATATTTTGATAAAAAAGAAAACCAAAAATACATTGCGCAAATACAAAAAATAATAGAAACACGATAA
- a CDS encoding DNA-directed RNA polymerase subunit RpoH/Rpb5 C-terminal domain-containing protein, giving the protein MNKEESIGHRLVPQHILLSDEEAEEILKKYNITRDQLPKIKKKDPAFAIFDIKPKEGDIILIKRVEETASYDYYRLVINK; this is encoded by the coding sequence ATTAATAAAGAGGAGAGCATAGGCCATAGATTAGTTCCTCAACATATTCTTTTATCTGATGAAGAAGCAGAAGAAATTTTAAAAAAATATAATATTACTAGAGACCAATTACCTAAAATAAAAAAGAAAGACCCAGCTTTTGCTATTTTTGATATAAAACCAAAAGAAGGGGATATAATTTTAATTAAAAGAGTAGAAGAAACAGCATCATATGATTATTATAGATTAGTAATTAATAAATAG
- a CDS encoding DNA-directed RNA polymerase subunit B'', with the protein MDDGLLKSYYKGNSLVKQHLDSYNKFIENGLREIVDTIGQIPTNIEGFELKFGDLRLEKPMIVEADGSRRNILPNEARLRNLTYAAPLFLEIIPVFNGIERRTYSEVFIGELPVMLRSKLCHLDNMTEEELVEAEEDPTDPGGYFIVNGSEKVLVSIEDLAPNRIMVSNEKKGELTVSKVFSTREGFRARCAIERRKDGTMKIDFPGAPKNIYLTTVLRALGLSKNNDILKNIMEERVIKNDTLINLEIDPTKSLEEAFEYIGKRASPGQPEEYRNKRVDVLLDNYLLPHLGTDTESRLTKAYYLIEMAERATRIGEKKTKPDDKDHYSNKRVKLAGTLMEELFRYAFQFLIKDIAYQAGRAEARGRRLVVQNLVRPDALSDRIKYAMATGNWIAGQTGVSQLLDRLSYLSSASHLRRLISPLNKKHPHFKARDLHGTHWGKLCPNESPEGPSCALVKNIALMCDISTGEKPEEIEKILQEMGVKI; encoded by the coding sequence ATGGACGATGGATTACTTAAAAGTTATTATAAGGGAAATAGTTTAGTAAAACAGCATCTAGATTCATATAATAAATTTATAGAAAATGGATTAAGAGAGATAGTTGATACAATCGGACAAATTCCAACAAATATTGAAGGTTTTGAACTAAAATTTGGAGATTTAAGATTAGAAAAACCAATGATCGTAGAAGCAGATGGTTCAAGAAGAAATATTTTACCTAATGAAGCAAGATTAAGAAATTTAACTTATGCAGCACCTTTATTTTTAGAGATTATTCCAGTATTTAATGGAATTGAAAGAAGAACATATTCTGAAGTATTTATTGGTGAGTTACCAGTAATGTTAAGATCTAAATTATGTCATCTAGACAATATGACAGAAGAAGAATTAGTAGAAGCAGAAGAAGATCCAACTGATCCTGGCGGATATTTTATAGTCAATGGATCTGAAAAAGTTTTAGTTTCAATTGAAGATTTAGCACCAAATAGAATTATGGTTTCAAATGAGAAAAAAGGAGAATTAACTGTATCAAAGGTTTTTTCAACAAGAGAAGGTTTTAGAGCAAGATGTGCAATTGAAAGAAGAAAAGATGGAACTATGAAAATAGATTTTCCTGGTGCACCTAAAAATATTTATTTAACTACTGTTTTAAGAGCGCTTGGTTTATCAAAAAATAATGATATTTTAAAAAATATAATGGAAGAAAGAGTAATTAAAAATGATACTTTAATTAATTTGGAAATAGATCCAACTAAATCTTTGGAAGAAGCATTCGAGTATATTGGAAAAAGAGCTTCACCTGGACAACCTGAAGAATATAGAAATAAAAGAGTAGATGTTTTATTAGATAATTATTTATTACCTCATTTAGGTACAGATACAGAAAGTAGATTAACAAAAGCATATTATTTAATTGAAATGGCAGAGAGAGCAACAAGAATAGGTGAGAAAAAAACAAAACCAGATGATAAAGATCATTATTCTAATAAAAGAGTTAAATTAGCAGGAACTTTAATGGAAGAATTATTTAGATATGCATTCCAATTTTTAATAAAAGATATTGCTTATCAAGCAGGAAGGGCCGAAGCAAGAGGAAGAAGATTAGTAGTACAAAATTTAGTAAGGCCAGATGCTTTAAGTGATAGAATAAAATATGCAATGGCAACAGGTAATTGGATTGCAGGACAAACTGGTGTTTCACAATTATTAGATAGATTAAGTTATTTATCTTCAGCTTCACATTTAAGAAGATTAATATCTCCTTTAAATAAAAAACATCCACATTTTAAAGCAAGAGATCTTCATGGTACTCATTGGGGAAAATTATGTCCTAATGAAAGTCCAGAAGGACCAAGTTGTGCTTTAGTAAAAAATATTGCTTTAATGTGTGATATTTCCACAGGAGAAAAACCTGAAGAAATAGAAAAAATATTACAAGAGATGGGAGTTAAAATTTAA
- the rpoB gene encoding DNA-directed RNA polymerase subunit B: MKRKLEQLKDRTAIYVNGKLIGFHESPKEVYEKLVEKRRNGEISSQVNFSYNDKIDAFYVNTDRGRARRPYIVVKNGKSLYTQELQEKVKSGEVTWWDLINVGVVEYLDAEEEEMIYVAIKEKDLTKEHTHLEIDPVSLMGIVAGVLPYPEHNLSVRITMACSMAKQSLGTYASNFNKRMDSLGNVLYYPQQPLVQTRPYSILNFKEKAAGQNFVVAIINHYGYNIEDAVVINKNAIDRGLGRSVYFKTYVTEERRYPGGQKDKFEIPAATTAGFREESAYAYLGDDGVISPEIPVRPGEVLVGKTSPPRFLEEISVFGIVEEKKRENSLAMHGGEEGVVDSVMVSDTLGGNRIAKVRVRTTMIPQLGDKFASRHGQKGVIGMIVPQEDLPFTKDGVVPDLLLNPLALPSRKTMGHIIETLTGKAACFEGKIMDGSAFDEFNQEEIEKMLEQNGFQKHGEEELYDGITGRKIKSKIFVGVVYYQRLKHLVANKIHARSRGPVQLLTHQPTEGKAREGGLRFGEMERDCLVAYGSSMLIKERLLEESDKTKLLICAKCGSVAVHDHIKNRDFCPLCDSTQMFEIELSYAFKLLLDEIKALGIFPRLKLEDKA; this comes from the coding sequence ATGAAAAGAAAATTAGAACAATTAAAAGATAGAACTGCAATCTATGTTAATGGAAAATTAATTGGATTTCATGAATCTCCAAAAGAAGTTTATGAAAAATTAGTTGAAAAAAGAAGAAATGGAGAAATAAGTTCACAAGTTAATTTTTCATATAATGATAAAATCGATGCTTTTTATGTAAATACAGATAGAGGCAGAGCAAGAAGACCATATATAGTAGTTAAAAATGGAAAAAGTTTATATACTCAAGAATTACAAGAAAAAGTAAAATCTGGAGAAGTTACATGGTGGGATTTAATTAATGTTGGCGTAGTTGAGTATTTAGATGCAGAAGAAGAAGAAATGATTTATGTAGCTATTAAAGAAAAAGATTTAACTAAAGAACATACTCATTTAGAAATTGATCCTGTTTCATTAATGGGAATAGTTGCAGGAGTTTTACCTTACCCAGAACATAATCTTTCTGTTAGAATTACTATGGCTTGTTCAATGGCAAAACAATCTTTAGGAACTTATGCTTCTAATTTTAATAAAAGAATGGATTCTTTAGGTAATGTATTATATTATCCACAACAACCATTAGTACAAACAAGACCATATTCAATTTTAAATTTTAAAGAAAAAGCAGCTGGACAGAATTTTGTAGTTGCTATAATTAATCATTATGGTTATAATATTGAAGATGCAGTTGTAATTAATAAAAATGCAATTGATAGAGGTTTAGGAAGATCAGTTTATTTTAAAACATATGTTACTGAAGAAAGAAGATATCCAGGTGGACAAAAAGATAAATTTGAAATTCCAGCAGCAACAACAGCAGGATTTAGAGAAGAAAGTGCTTATGCTTATTTAGGTGATGATGGAGTTATCTCACCAGAAATTCCAGTACGCCCTGGAGAAGTATTAGTTGGAAAAACTTCACCCCCAAGATTCTTAGAAGAAATTTCTGTTTTTGGAATTGTTGAAGAAAAAAAGAGAGAGAATTCTTTAGCAATGCATGGTGGAGAAGAAGGAGTAGTAGATTCTGTAATGGTTTCAGATACATTAGGGGGAAATAGAATAGCTAAAGTAAGAGTAAGAACAACTATGATTCCCCAATTAGGAGATAAATTTGCATCAAGACATGGTCAAAAAGGAGTTATTGGAATGATTGTTCCACAAGAAGATTTACCATTTACAAAAGATGGAGTAGTTCCAGATTTATTATTAAACCCATTAGCTCTTCCTTCAAGAAAAACTATGGGACATATAATTGAAACTTTAACTGGAAAAGCAGCTTGTTTTGAAGGAAAGATCATGGATGGGTCTGCATTTGATGAATTTAATCAAGAAGAAATTGAAAAAATGCTTGAACAAAATGGTTTCCAAAAACATGGAGAAGAAGAATTATATGATGGAATTACAGGAAGAAAAATTAAAAGTAAAATATTTGTCGGAGTAGTTTATTATCAAAGATTGAAACATTTAGTTGCAAATAAAATACATGCAAGATCAAGAGGACCTGTACAATTATTAACACACCAGCCAACTGAAGGTAAAGCAAGAGAAGGTGGATTAAGATTTGGAGAGATGGAAAGAGATTGTTTAGTTGCTTATGGTTCAAGTATGTTGATAAAAGAAAGATTATTAGAAGAAAGTGATAAAACAAAATTATTGATTTGCGCTAAATGTGGAAGCGTAGCAGTACATGACCACATAAAAAATAGAGATTTCTGTCCTTTATGTGATTCAACACAAATGTTTGAAATTGAATTAAGTTATGCGTTTAAGTTATTATTAGATGAAATAAAAGCGTTAGGAATATTTCCTAGATTAAAATTAGAAGATAAAGCATAG
- a CDS encoding DNA-directed RNA polymerase subunit A' produces MVDDITQKLIGSIKFSLFSPEMIRKMSSIKVTVPDTYNDDGYPIDGGLVDPHMGVIDPGLKCRTCGGRMGFCNGHFGHIELIRPVIHPMYAKIILLLLRSTCPSCHRVLVKDAKIDELIEQVDEELEVPEEKKVIKKAQNITTKMKKLNECPHCKAALPKITLLKPTAFYNENQVLLPSEIRSWLEEISNDDLRVLGFDPIHARPEWMILTALPVPPVSARPSITLETGERSEDDLTHKLVDVMRINHRLEANIDAGAPQLIIEDLWELLQYHVSTFFNNEMANIPPARHRSGRPLKTLSQRLKGKEGRFRYNLSGKRVNFSARTVVSPDPNISINEVGVPQIIAEELTIPLTVTNWNIDLCKKYIVSNKYPRARYVLRPDGKKIKVKEEIAEELLNEIVPGWIIERQLVDGDIVLFNRQPSLHRISILGHEVKVLPGKTFRLNPLVCAPYNADFDGDEMNLHAIQTVEARVEVKELMLVEGQIISPRHGHSLIHPDQDGIAGAFYTTEDEAIFTKEEACDLLISAGITKLPDPDKKDKYSGKLLMSTLFPKDLNLKQRTKFYPEPEGDVLIKDGIILSGALESKTYQNIIIEDIFHKHGPQMTREFLDRSSRLVLNELTWHGLSVSLNNYTFPSENQEKLEKILDTMRREIDAILIKFKNKTLERLPGMTLKESLEDKIMQITADAKKKVESLTEKSLGMKNSAVIMAKSGSRGSLLDTIQMSAVVGQQSVRSQRVNRGYRDRVLTHFKKGDLGAIAHGYVFNSFRTGLSPTEFFFMDMGGRESLVNTAIRTGRSGYMQRRLINALQDIVIDKDSTVKDADNIVVQFIYGGDGQDPSKAGEGVYVEAGPAKDDYETA; encoded by the coding sequence GTGGTTGATGATATTACACAAAAATTAATTGGTTCAATAAAATTTTCTTTATTCTCCCCAGAAATGATTAGAAAGATGTCTTCAATTAAAGTTACAGTACCTGATACATATAATGATGATGGGTATCCAATTGATGGGGGGTTAGTTGATCCACACATGGGAGTTATTGATCCTGGATTAAAATGCAGAACTTGTGGTGGAAGAATGGGTTTCTGTAATGGTCATTTTGGGCATATTGAATTAATAAGACCAGTTATTCATCCTATGTATGCAAAAATTATTTTATTATTATTAAGATCTACTTGTCCTTCTTGTCATAGAGTTTTAGTAAAAGATGCTAAAATTGATGAATTAATTGAACAAGTTGATGAAGAATTAGAAGTACCAGAAGAAAAGAAAGTAATTAAAAAAGCTCAAAATATTACAACAAAAATGAAAAAATTAAATGAATGTCCACATTGTAAAGCAGCATTACCAAAAATCACACTATTAAAACCAACTGCATTTTATAATGAAAATCAAGTTCTTTTACCTTCTGAAATAAGATCTTGGTTAGAAGAAATTTCAAATGATGATTTAAGAGTTTTAGGTTTTGATCCAATACATGCTAGGCCGGAGTGGATGATTTTAACGGCATTGCCTGTACCACCAGTATCAGCAAGACCATCTATTACATTAGAAACTGGAGAAAGATCTGAAGATGATTTAACTCATAAATTAGTAGATGTAATGAGAATTAATCATAGATTAGAAGCTAATATTGATGCAGGTGCACCTCAATTGATTATAGAAGATTTATGGGAATTATTACAATATCATGTTTCAACATTTTTTAATAATGAAATGGCAAATATTCCACCAGCAAGACACAGAAGTGGAAGACCATTAAAAACATTATCACAAAGATTAAAAGGTAAAGAAGGAAGATTTAGATATAATTTATCAGGTAAAAGAGTTAATTTTTCAGCTAGAACAGTTGTTTCACCAGATCCAAATATTTCTATAAATGAAGTTGGTGTTCCGCAAATAATCGCAGAAGAGTTAACAATTCCCCTTACAGTTACAAATTGGAATATAGATTTATGTAAAAAATATATTGTTTCAAATAAATATCCAAGAGCAAGGTATGTTCTTAGGCCTGATGGAAAAAAAATAAAAGTAAAAGAAGAAATCGCCGAAGAACTTTTAAATGAAATTGTTCCTGGATGGATAATTGAAAGGCAATTAGTTGATGGAGACATTGTTTTATTTAATAGACAGCCGTCATTACATAGAATTTCTATTTTAGGTCATGAAGTTAAAGTTTTACCAGGAAAAACATTTAGATTAAATCCATTAGTTTGTGCACCATATAACGCAGATTTTGATGGGGATGAAATGAATCTTCATGCTATTCAAACAGTAGAAGCAAGAGTTGAAGTTAAAGAGTTAATGCTTGTTGAAGGTCAAATTATTTCTCCAAGACACGGACATTCTTTAATACATCCAGATCAAGATGGAATTGCAGGAGCATTTTATACTACTGAAGATGAAGCAATTTTTACTAAAGAAGAAGCCTGTGATTTATTAATTTCAGCAGGTATAACAAAATTACCAGACCCAGATAAAAAAGATAAATATTCAGGTAAATTATTAATGTCAACTTTATTTCCAAAAGATTTAAATTTAAAACAAAGAACAAAATTCTATCCAGAACCAGAAGGAGATGTTTTGATTAAAGATGGAATTATATTATCTGGAGCTTTAGAGTCTAAGACATATCAGAATATAATTATTGAAGATATTTTCCATAAACATGGTCCACAAATGACAAGAGAATTTTTAGATAGAAGTTCTAGATTAGTTTTAAATGAATTAACATGGCATGGTTTAAGTGTTTCATTAAATAATTATACTTTCCCTTCAGAAAATCAAGAAAAACTAGAAAAGATTTTAGATACAATGAGAAGAGAGATAGATGCAATTTTAATTAAATTTAAAAATAAAACTTTAGAAAGATTGCCAGGTATGACATTAAAAGAGTCTTTAGAAGATAAAATCATGCAAATAACAGCAGATGCAAAGAAAAAAGTAGAATCATTAACAGAAAAATCTTTAGGTATGAAAAATTCAGCAGTTATTATGGCAAAATCAGGTTCAAGAGGAAGTTTATTAGATACAATTCAAATGTCAGCAGTTGTTGGTCAGCAATCTGTAAGATCACAAAGAGTTAATAGAGGGTATAGAGATAGAGTTTTAACACATTTTAAAAAGGGCGATTTAGGTGCAATAGCACATGGTTATGTTTTTAATTCATTTAGAACTGGATTAAGCCCAACAGAATTTTTCTTTATGGATATGGGTGGAAGAGAATCCTTAGTTAATACTGCTATAAGAACAGGTAGAAGTGGATATATGCAAAGAAGATTAATTAATGCATTACAAGATATTGTTATTGATAAAGA